A region of Kribbella sp. NBC_01245 DNA encodes the following proteins:
- a CDS encoding ATP-binding protein, whose product MTFADLLRRYRTTAGLSQAELAERAGLSVAAISGLERGIRRHPRRDTVLALADALDLNAADQATLLTTSARTAGTVSTPAPERTIPRQLPLATRDFIGRESELATLRQALVGAAEATALSVLTITGMGGVGKTALAVQAAHESVAQFPDGQLYVDLRGFGPGTATAPIDALREVLSVFGVQPDELASDETQAVAKYRTLLAERRMLVILDNAADAQQVLPLLPGSARCAVIVTSRLDLPAIAGTIRVPLEVPPLAESLRLLATVAGRPLSDDPAWTQVVEHCGGLPLAIRIAGARLASRPNWPVSHLAGRLADERRRLDELEVDAGIGVRATLNLSIDHLRESDDPIDVRAAEAFALLGLAESPVISARQIAAFADWSERDAAAALERLVDVHLLASPAPERYRLHDLLRVAAAEHVHEVLTPDEQVAARVRWLERLSAVTWRVSDHAGHGDSREAWLSPDWWASAMELNLPEAMEWLDDARDLIVPTLRRGATGTAFEQQLAIRLAVGLNAYYTRRRRWLDWMFAMTAVREIAIASGDHLGAGMVLHDLGAALGELERYEEAVSPMQQALTRADITGVGGMQALCLLTLGHLLERLGRYEEAIPYAAKAREMAIQLQLPRRAAFACMALGMLHLKTGRKDLGSAAFEEGLAHLADPEHGWYRCIIHMTHGLASREIGDYEAAESALAACADLSRTYDRVLLESEAWHELGRVAIEQGRLGEAGERLGRALELAEREDDRLRQAAVEVDIGHALHAAGNAAEARRHWRTALAIRQEHGTDTGSIEGLLGMAEV is encoded by the coding sequence ATGACCTTCGCCGACCTCCTCCGCCGCTACCGGACCACGGCAGGCTTGTCACAGGCCGAACTCGCCGAGCGGGCGGGTCTCAGCGTTGCCGCCATCAGCGGACTGGAGCGGGGCATTCGTCGTCATCCGCGCCGGGATACCGTGCTGGCCCTGGCCGACGCGCTCGACCTCAACGCCGCCGACCAGGCGACCCTGCTCACCACGTCCGCGCGTACGGCCGGCACCGTCTCAACGCCTGCCCCGGAACGGACGATCCCCCGGCAACTCCCCTTGGCCACGCGGGACTTCATCGGTCGAGAGTCGGAGCTCGCCACCCTTCGCCAGGCGCTGGTCGGTGCCGCTGAGGCGACCGCGCTGAGCGTACTGACCATCACCGGGATGGGCGGCGTCGGCAAGACCGCCCTTGCCGTTCAGGCCGCGCACGAGTCGGTGGCGCAGTTCCCCGATGGCCAGCTGTACGTCGACCTGCGCGGCTTCGGCCCTGGTACGGCTACGGCTCCGATCGACGCCCTCCGCGAAGTGCTGTCGGTCTTCGGGGTCCAGCCGGACGAGTTGGCCTCCGACGAGACCCAGGCGGTCGCGAAGTACCGGACGCTGCTGGCCGAGCGGCGCATGCTGGTCATCCTCGACAACGCGGCGGACGCGCAGCAGGTGCTGCCGCTGCTGCCCGGTTCGGCCAGGTGCGCGGTCATCGTGACCAGCCGGCTGGATCTGCCCGCCATCGCCGGCACCATCCGGGTCCCTCTCGAAGTGCCGCCACTGGCCGAGTCCCTTCGCCTCCTTGCCACGGTCGCCGGCCGGCCGCTGTCGGACGACCCGGCCTGGACGCAGGTGGTCGAGCACTGTGGCGGTCTGCCGTTGGCGATCCGGATCGCGGGCGCGAGACTCGCCTCCCGCCCGAACTGGCCCGTCTCGCACCTCGCCGGCCGGCTGGCGGACGAACGCCGCCGTCTCGACGAGCTGGAAGTCGATGCCGGCATCGGCGTCCGGGCGACGCTCAACCTCTCCATCGACCACCTCCGCGAGAGCGACGACCCGATCGACGTACGGGCGGCAGAGGCGTTCGCCCTGCTGGGCTTGGCCGAATCGCCAGTGATCAGTGCGCGCCAAATCGCCGCCTTTGCCGACTGGTCAGAGCGTGATGCGGCCGCCGCGTTGGAACGACTGGTCGACGTACACCTGCTCGCTAGCCCAGCGCCCGAGCGCTACCGACTGCATGACCTCCTCCGGGTCGCAGCGGCCGAACACGTCCACGAAGTCCTGACCCCAGACGAGCAAGTCGCGGCACGGGTGCGATGGCTAGAACGCCTGTCGGCCGTCACATGGAGGGTTTCCGACCACGCTGGCCATGGCGACAGCCGCGAGGCATGGCTGAGTCCCGACTGGTGGGCTTCTGCAATGGAGTTGAACCTCCCAGAGGCGATGGAGTGGCTCGATGACGCGCGCGACCTCATCGTGCCGACGCTGCGGCGGGGTGCCACCGGGACCGCCTTTGAGCAACAGCTGGCCATCCGGTTGGCCGTCGGCCTGAACGCCTATTACACCCGGCGGCGCCGATGGCTCGACTGGATGTTTGCGATGACTGCAGTGAGGGAGATAGCCATCGCTTCGGGAGACCACCTCGGAGCGGGAATGGTGTTGCACGATCTCGGTGCGGCATTAGGCGAACTCGAACGGTACGAGGAAGCCGTTTCGCCAATGCAGCAAGCACTCACCCGTGCGGACATCACTGGTGTCGGCGGCATGCAAGCCCTTTGCCTACTGACGCTGGGACATTTGCTGGAACGGCTCGGCCGCTACGAAGAGGCAATCCCCTACGCGGCCAAGGCGCGCGAGATGGCCATCCAACTTCAGCTCCCTCGCAGGGCCGCCTTCGCGTGTATGGCCTTGGGCATGCTCCATCTGAAGACCGGCCGCAAAGACCTGGGTTCAGCGGCATTCGAAGAGGGCCTTGCACACCTCGCAGATCCCGAGCACGGGTGGTATCGGTGCATCATTCATATGACCCACGGCCTGGCAAGCCGCGAGATCGGCGACTACGAGGCGGCCGAATCCGCCCTGGCAGCTTGTGCGGACCTTTCCCGGACCTACGACCGGGTGCTGCTTGAGAGCGAGGCATGGCACGAGCTTGGCCGCGTCGCCATCGAACAAGGGCGACTCGGCGAGGCAGGCGAACGCCTCGGCCGCGCACTGGAGTTGGCTGAGCGCGAGGACGACAGGCTTCGCCAGGCGGCGGTCGAGGTCGATATCGGTCATGCACTCCACGCGGCAGGCAACGCCGCCGAGGCGAGGCGTCATTGGCGGACCGCCTTGGCCATCCGTCAGGAACACGGCACGGATACGGGCAGCATCGAAGGTCTGCTCGGGATGGCGGAAGTATGA
- a CDS encoding ABC transporter ATP-binding protein — MSTSTTVATERTGPVRGDVLLEVKDLKRHFPVTQGIIFQRQTGAVKAVDGIDFTVNVGETLGLVGESGCGKSTTGRLVTRLDEPTAGTITFQGTDITHLSRQKMRPFRRDVQIIFQDPFSSLNPRQTIGTIIAAPFDIQGIKTEGGTKKAVQELMARVGLNPEHYNRYPHEFSGGQRQRIGIARALALRPKLIICDEPVSALDVSIQAQVVNLLDDLQDDFNLAYLFVAHDLSVIRHISDRVAVMYLGKIVEIAERDELYNHARHPYTHALLSAVPEPDPDAVKHRERIRLTGDVPSPLNPPSGCRFRTRCWKAEDICAEQEPPLLQIGAPGHLAACHFPEERDVI; from the coding sequence GTGAGCACTTCCACGACGGTGGCGACTGAGCGGACCGGGCCCGTCAGGGGCGACGTCCTGCTCGAGGTGAAGGACCTGAAGCGGCACTTCCCGGTGACGCAGGGCATCATCTTCCAGCGCCAGACCGGTGCGGTGAAGGCGGTCGACGGGATCGACTTCACCGTCAACGTCGGTGAGACCCTCGGCCTGGTTGGCGAGTCCGGCTGTGGCAAGTCCACCACCGGACGTTTGGTGACCCGGCTGGACGAGCCCACAGCCGGCACGATCACCTTCCAGGGCACGGATATCACCCACCTGAGCCGGCAGAAGATGCGCCCGTTCCGGCGGGACGTGCAGATCATCTTCCAGGACCCGTTCTCCTCGCTGAACCCGCGTCAGACGATCGGTACGATCATCGCCGCGCCGTTCGACATCCAGGGCATCAAGACCGAGGGCGGCACCAAGAAAGCCGTCCAGGAACTGATGGCCCGCGTCGGTCTGAACCCGGAGCACTACAACCGTTACCCGCACGAGTTCTCCGGCGGTCAGCGGCAGCGCATCGGTATCGCCCGGGCACTCGCGCTCCGGCCGAAGCTGATCATCTGCGACGAGCCGGTATCCGCGCTGGACGTGTCGATCCAGGCCCAGGTGGTGAACCTGCTGGACGACCTGCAGGACGACTTCAACCTGGCCTACCTGTTCGTAGCGCACGACCTCTCGGTGATCCGGCACATCTCGGACCGCGTGGCCGTGATGTACCTCGGCAAGATCGTGGAGATCGCCGAGCGGGACGAGCTGTACAACCATGCCCGGCATCCCTACACGCATGCGCTGCTCTCAGCCGTGCCCGAGCCGGACCCGGACGCGGTCAAGCACCGCGAGCGGATCCGCCTCACCGGGGACGTGCCGAGCCCCCTGAACCCGCCCAGTGGGTGCCGTTTCCGCACCCGTTGCTGGAAAGCGGAGGACATCTGCGCAGAGCAGGAGCCACCGCTGTTGCAGATCGGCGCGCCGGGCCATTTGGCGGCGTGTCATTTCCCGGAAGAACGCGATGTCATCTGA
- a CDS encoding helix-turn-helix domain-containing protein yields MIFADLLRRYRTAAGLSQVELAERAGMSAQAISGLERGRRDLGSCRWQRATSSAAKTSWRC; encoded by the coding sequence ATGATCTTCGCCGACCTGCTACGCCGATACCGAACCGCGGCGGGTTTATCGCAGGTCGAGCTTGCGGAGCGGGCTGGGATGAGTGCGCAGGCGATCAGCGGGCTCGAGCGAGGCCGTCGCGACCTCGGCAGTTGCCGTTGGCAACGAGCGACTTCGTCGGCCGCGAAGACGAGCTGGCGCTGCTAG
- a CDS encoding ABC transporter substrate-binding protein — MAHAKRVGPAIAAGLALTLTLAACGGGDNNGGGGTDPGAAGFKGGTLTIYHVNDVEHLDPVRNFVTDSNAIGKLLTRTLTEFKYDGKAKKTVLVPDLAKEWKSNDALDEWTFTLKDDLKYEDGTPVKAADIKYNVERGFSPDLSEGSPYPKEMVACQKGYAGPYTGGNNGGKGCEAITAPDDKTIVFKLQRPVAEFDMVASMKNFSPVPQAKDTKTQYDAHPLATGPYKIQTYTRKKELVLVRNDQWKQESDELRTARPDKFVFKFGGDESVVDQRLIANGVADQSSFSFSGIQPQNLPKTNSANVKDRVIEGEDICRRYIAFNQQKPLLKNQKLREALYYGLNRVEYQTARGGERLAAVVDSIVPETLDGYEADTVFQAPPTGDAAKATALLKEAGYKGEKLTLGTADSGLATKAAEAAQASWKKIGINVDIRKIPGDNYYSTQQNDASATDLITAGWCFDYPSIASVVAPVLGPDTTSATPKAAQNNYGRSLVAYDKFKANSLIKDKGEATKAWSALYKELMQTAPLVPTVKDLNVYVIGGNVDNAIPDPNTGGIPDLTQIGLKKAN, encoded by the coding sequence ATGGCTCACGCCAAGCGAGTCGGACCGGCAATTGCCGCTGGTCTCGCGCTTACCCTCACGCTGGCGGCATGCGGCGGGGGAGATAACAACGGTGGCGGTGGCACTGACCCCGGCGCTGCAGGTTTCAAGGGTGGCACGCTGACGATCTACCACGTCAACGACGTCGAACACCTCGACCCGGTCCGCAACTTCGTCACCGACTCGAACGCCATCGGCAAGCTGCTGACCCGCACGCTGACCGAGTTCAAGTACGACGGCAAGGCCAAGAAGACCGTCCTGGTGCCGGACCTGGCCAAGGAGTGGAAGTCGAACGACGCTCTTGACGAGTGGACGTTCACGCTCAAGGACGACCTGAAGTACGAGGACGGCACACCGGTCAAGGCCGCCGACATCAAGTACAACGTCGAGCGCGGTTTCTCCCCGGACCTGTCCGAGGGCTCGCCGTACCCGAAGGAAATGGTTGCCTGCCAGAAGGGCTACGCCGGCCCCTACACGGGCGGCAACAACGGCGGCAAGGGTTGTGAGGCCATCACGGCTCCCGACGACAAGACCATCGTCTTCAAGCTGCAGCGCCCGGTCGCCGAGTTCGACATGGTCGCCTCGATGAAGAACTTCTCGCCGGTGCCGCAGGCCAAGGACACCAAGACCCAGTACGACGCCCACCCGCTTGCGACGGGCCCGTACAAGATCCAGACCTACACCCGTAAGAAGGAACTGGTCCTGGTTCGCAACGACCAGTGGAAGCAGGAGAGCGACGAGCTCCGCACCGCGCGTCCGGACAAGTTCGTCTTCAAGTTCGGTGGCGACGAGTCCGTCGTCGACCAGCGCCTGATCGCGAACGGTGTCGCTGACCAGAGCTCCTTCAGCTTCAGCGGCATTCAGCCGCAGAACCTGCCGAAGACGAACTCGGCCAACGTGAAGGACCGCGTTATCGAGGGTGAAGACATTTGCCGTCGCTACATCGCCTTCAACCAGCAGAAGCCGCTGTTGAAGAACCAGAAGCTGCGTGAGGCTCTCTACTACGGCCTCAACCGTGTCGAGTACCAGACCGCCCGTGGTGGCGAGCGTCTCGCGGCTGTTGTCGACTCGATCGTCCCGGAGACCCTTGACGGCTACGAGGCCGACACCGTCTTCCAGGCCCCGCCGACCGGTGATGCCGCCAAGGCGACGGCTCTCCTGAAGGAGGCCGGCTACAAGGGTGAGAAGCTGACCCTTGGTACCGCAGACTCGGGTCTGGCCACCAAGGCCGCCGAGGCCGCGCAGGCGTCGTGGAAGAAGATCGGCATCAACGTCGACATCCGGAAGATCCCGGGCGACAACTACTACTCGACGCAGCAGAACGACGCGTCGGCGACCGACCTGATCACCGCCGGCTGGTGCTTCGACTACCCGAGCATCGCCTCGGTCGTCGCGCCGGTCCTCGGCCCGGACACCACGTCCGCCACGCCGAAGGCAGCGCAGAACAACTACGGTCGTTCGCTGGTCGCCTACGACAAGTTCAAGGCCAACTCCCTGATCAAGGACAAGGGTGAGGCGACCAAGGCGTGGTCTGCGCTGTACAAGGAGCTCATGCAGACCGCTCCGCTGGTTCCGACCGTGAAGGACCTGAACGTGTACGTCATCGGCGGCAACGTCGACAACGCGATTCCGGACCCGAACACCGGTGGTATCCCGGACCTCACCCAGATCGGCCTTAAGAAGGCCAACTGA
- a CDS encoding ATP-binding protein has product MPSSFANLLRQHRRAASLSQAGLAERAGLSVDAVSGLERGVRRYPRRETVLALADVLDLNAPDQAELLTAAKRRAQVAVFPAAVVPRQLPLAAGDFIGREAELGTLRQALAGTAEALRVLTITGMGGVGKTALAIQAAHESVAQFPDGQVYVDLRGFGPGTATAPLDALREVLSVFGIQPDELAADEAQAVAKYRTLLADRRMLVVLDNAADAQQVLPLLPGSARCAVIVTSRLDLPAIAGTIRVPLEVPPLAESLRLLATVARRTLTDDPAWTQVVEHCGGLPLAIRIAGARLAARPNWPVSHLAERLADERRRLDELEIDAGTGVRTTLNLSIDHLRESDDPIDVRAAAVFAFLGLVESPDASARQVAALAGCSERDAATALERLVDVHLLASPAPERYRMHDLLRVAAVEHANRVLTPDERTAARVRWLERLSAVAWRALQHAGHGATREAWLSPDWWASAMNLGHEESLEWLDDERELIVPALHQGAAGTAFEQELAIRLAVGLNSYYTQRRRWFDWALAMNEVKDIAIASGDHIAAGLVLHDLGAALGEQERYEEAVPFVVQGADEADLSEEESLQGLCLLMLGHLLERVGRYQEAIPYAIRARDLNLRLQLPRRIAYACMSLGILQLKVGSKELGLAEFDQALAWLADPEHQRFRASILLNLAVTSRELGDHAEAITALESCIAVCEGTDLALIASEAQHELGRVALAQERYPAALDHFRLALTVAEREKNWLQQAAIEVDIGHTLHATDQPTEARRHWRTALAIHQENGAPTTTIEALLGMAAT; this is encoded by the coding sequence ATGCCGTCTTCCTTCGCGAATCTTCTTCGTCAACACCGGCGTGCTGCCAGCCTTTCGCAAGCTGGTTTGGCGGAGCGCGCAGGGCTCAGTGTGGACGCTGTCAGTGGGTTGGAGCGTGGCGTTCGCCGTTATCCGCGTCGGGAGACTGTGCTGGCCTTGGCCGATGTCCTCGACCTCAACGCTCCTGACCAGGCAGAGCTGCTCACTGCGGCGAAAAGGCGCGCACAGGTCGCGGTGTTCCCCGCGGCGGTAGTCCCCCGGCAGCTCCCATTGGCAGCGGGCGACTTCATCGGTCGGGAGGCCGAGCTGGGCACGCTGCGGCAGGCGTTGGCCGGCACAGCTGAAGCGCTGAGAGTGCTGACCATTACGGGCATGGGTGGGGTCGGGAAGACCGCGCTCGCGATCCAGGCCGCGCATGAGTCGGTGGCGCAGTTCCCCGACGGTCAGGTGTACGTCGACCTGCGCGGCTTCGGCCCGGGGACGGCGACGGCACCGCTCGACGCGTTGCGTGAGGTGTTGTCGGTCTTCGGCATCCAGCCGGACGAGCTGGCCGCGGACGAGGCACAGGCGGTGGCCAAGTACCGCACGCTGCTCGCCGATCGGCGCATGCTGGTCGTGCTGGACAACGCGGCCGATGCGCAGCAGGTGCTGCCGCTGCTGCCCGGTTCGGCCAGGTGCGCGGTCATCGTGACCAGCCGGCTGGACCTGCCCGCGATCGCCGGCACCATCCGGGTGCCGCTGGAAGTGCCGCCGCTCGCCGAATCGCTTCGCCTGCTGGCAACGGTGGCCCGCCGAACGCTGACGGACGACCCCGCCTGGACGCAGGTGGTCGAGCACTGTGGCGGTCTGCCGCTGGCCATCCGGATCGCTGGCGCGAGGCTCGCCGCGCGGCCGAACTGGCCGGTCTCCCATCTGGCCGAACGCCTGGCGGATGAACGTCGGCGGCTCGACGAGTTGGAGATCGACGCCGGTACGGGGGTGCGGACGACCCTCAATCTGTCCATCGACCATCTCCGCGAAAGCGACGACCCGATCGACGTACGGGCGGCAGCGGTGTTCGCATTTCTGGGCCTGGTGGAATCGCCGGACGCCAGTGCACGGCAGGTCGCGGCCCTCGCCGGCTGCTCGGAGCGGGACGCCGCCACCGCGTTGGAACGACTGGTCGACGTGCATCTGCTCGCCAGCCCAGCACCCGAGCGCTATCGGATGCATGACCTCCTCCGGGTCGCGGCGGTCGAACACGCCAACCGCGTCCTGACCCCGGACGAGCGGACCGCCGCCCGGGTGCGTTGGCTGGAACGTCTGTCGGCCGTGGCTTGGCGAGCCCTTCAGCATGCGGGTCACGGCGCCACCCGCGAGGCGTGGCTGAGCCCCGACTGGTGGGCCTCCGCGATGAACCTCGGCCACGAGGAGTCGTTGGAATGGCTCGACGATGAGCGGGAGTTGATCGTGCCGGCTCTCCACCAAGGCGCCGCCGGTACGGCATTCGAGCAGGAGTTGGCGATTCGCCTGGCCGTCGGCCTCAACTCTTATTACACGCAGCGTCGCCGCTGGTTCGACTGGGCGCTCGCGATGAACGAGGTCAAGGACATCGCCATCGCCTCCGGTGATCACATCGCGGCCGGCTTGGTCCTGCATGACCTCGGCGCGGCTCTCGGCGAACAAGAACGCTATGAGGAAGCCGTCCCATTCGTAGTCCAAGGCGCGGATGAGGCTGACCTGAGCGAGGAGGAAAGTCTGCAGGGTCTGTGCCTGCTGATGCTGGGGCACCTGCTGGAACGTGTCGGTCGCTACCAAGAGGCGATCCCGTATGCGATCAGAGCGCGAGACCTGAATCTCCGGCTTCAACTCCCCCGCCGAATCGCCTATGCCTGTATGAGCCTGGGCATCTTGCAGCTGAAGGTCGGCAGCAAGGAGCTGGGGTTGGCGGAGTTCGACCAGGCCCTGGCGTGGCTCGCGGATCCCGAACACCAGCGGTTCCGGGCCTCGATCCTGCTGAACCTCGCGGTGACCAGCCGCGAGCTCGGCGACCACGCCGAGGCGATCACCGCCCTCGAATCCTGCATCGCGGTTTGCGAAGGCACCGACCTCGCCCTGATCGCGAGCGAGGCGCAGCACGAGTTGGGCCGCGTTGCCCTCGCGCAAGAGCGTTACCCGGCCGCACTCGATCACTTCCGCCTCGCCCTGACCGTGGCCGAGCGCGAGAAGAACTGGCTCCAGCAAGCGGCGATCGAGGTCGACATCGGCCATACCCTGCATGCCACCGACCAGCCCACCGAAGCCCGCCGCCACTGGCGCACCGCCTTGGCCATCCACCAGGAGAACGGCGCACCCACAACCACCATCGAAGCCCTCCTCGGAATGGCCGCCACATGA